Genomic DNA from Methanofollis sp. W23:
AACACCCTCGACCTCCCGGTGCGGGTCGTTGTCCAGGACCGGCAACTCGGCACCGCCCATGCCCTGCAATGCGCCGCTCCTCTCATCAAGGAAGATTTCCTCCTCCTTTCGGGAGACAACTACGTCGACACCGCGTCTATCGCACGGATCATGCAGGAGAGAAACGCCGTCCTGACCTGGGAACACCCCTATCCCTCCAACTTTGGGGTGCTCATGATCAAGGACGGACTTGTCAGGCAGGTCCTTGAGAAACCTGACGAAGCCCCAGGGTTCACGGTCTCGACCGGGATCTTCTCCCTCGACCCCGGGTTTTTTGCGTATCTTGAGAGCACCGAGATCCCGGACGCTGTCAACGCCATGATCGCCGCCGGCACGCCGCTCAAGGCGGTCAGGGCCACCGATTGGCAGGACGCCATCTACCCCTGGGACCTCCTGCGCCTGAATGCCGCCCTCCTCCGGGGGGTCACCCAGGAACGGGCAGGAAAGATCGGGGCGAACGTGGTGATCAGGGGCCCGGTCTCAATCGGCAGAGGGACCACCATCGGCCCGAACACCACCATCCTTGGCCCGGTGGTGATCGGGGAGGACTGTGCGATCGGTCCCAACTGCGTGATCCTCCCAGATACCAGCATCGGTGCCAGGACCGAGGTCGAACCCTTCACCATGATCGGGCGGTCTCTCGTCCTTGATGATGTCAGGATCGGGTCACACGCCCGGATCACCGATGCCGTCATCGGGACCGGGTCATGTCTTGGAGACCACATGACCGCCGTCCCGCACAAGACCATCTTTTCCATCGAGGGCGAGTTGATCAGGGCAAAGTTCGGGGCCATCGTCGGGGACAATGTCAGGACCGCCCCTTTCTGTGTGCTCAAGAATTGTATCATCGGGAATGGGGTGGAAGTGGAAGACGGGAAAACGATCTATGGGGAGGTTCCGGATGGAGCAAGAATTATATAAATATTCAGAGGATACTCACCAGAACAACAGAGAGTGATGCGGTTTGTGCGGGATCGTGGGGTATATAGGATGGAGAGAAGCCGCCCCCATCGTTATTGAGGGTCTGAAAAGACTTGAATATCGGGGGTACGACTCTTTCGGGGTGGCTACCGAGAACGGCCATATCAGCGTGGTAAAGCGGAGCGGGAGGATCTCAGAGAACGGTGCAGACCTCACCATTCTCACCGGGCAGATCGGGATCGGGCATACACGCTGGGCGACCCACGGCGTCCCGAACGACACCAATGCCCATCCCCACACCGACTGTACCGGCCGGATCGCCGTGGTCCATAAC
This window encodes:
- the glmU gene encoding bifunctional sugar-1-phosphate nucleotidylyltransferase/acetyltransferase, which produces MQAVILAAGEGRRLRPLTHTVPKAMVPVANRPIIEYIVRALEKNGIRDIIVVVGYQKERVIRHLNTLDLPVRVVVQDRQLGTAHALQCAAPLIKEDFLLLSGDNYVDTASIARIMQERNAVLTWEHPYPSNFGVLMIKDGLVRQVLEKPDEAPGFTVSTGIFSLDPGFFAYLESTEIPDAVNAMIAAGTPLKAVRATDWQDAIYPWDLLRLNAALLRGVTQERAGKIGANVVIRGPVSIGRGTTIGPNTTILGPVVIGEDCAIGPNCVILPDTSIGARTEVEPFTMIGRSLVLDDVRIGSHARITDAVIGTGSCLGDHMTAVPHKTIFSIEGELIRAKFGAIVGDNVRTAPFCVLKNCIIGNGVEVEDGKTIYGEVPDGARII